The following nucleotide sequence is from Capra hircus breed San Clemente chromosome 16, ASM170441v1, whole genome shotgun sequence.
cttcaagaaatgtggCATGCTCAATGTATTTGTTATTTAGCCTGTGAGGGTAGAGAGACATCCAAAGAGATACAGAAACTGCCACAGCAAGGACCAACTCCACACccacccagagagatgctgttgTCTGCAAGGGAGTGAGGGCCATCATACCAGGGAAATGCCTTGAAACTTCTTTCTTTCCTAGGTAAAGTTGGAACGTCCTTTAATCGGCCACAGGAAGTAAGGTAATGAACGAATAAGGAAGTagagagatggaaaagaaaactgtTTCTAGAAATTACCTCTAGATCTCTCTTGATTTCCTGTGGATCTCCAGTCCCCTTGATGCTTTCATCAAAATCTGCCAGGCAAGCACCATTCTTGGAATCTAAAGGAGAGTTTGTGGAGATGCATTGAAATTGCTTATTCCTGGCCAGCATGTATGGAGagggtaacatggaaacttacattaccatatgtaaaatagatagccaatgggaatttgcttatgactcagggaactcaaactggggctctgtaacaacctagagggtgggaggtgggtgggaggttcaagagggaggggacatgtatactgtggctgattcatgttgacgtttgacagaaaccaacacaatactgtaaagcaattatccttcaatttaaaaatatataaatacatttaaaaaaaagaaaatcttcaatCCCCATGTTATAATTAATTTACATAAATATGTAACTCAATGTACAATCCATCATCGCTGAGGAAGACAATGATGAGCCCATATCTGCCTTGTTTACTTTTCAAAACAGTCACGTGCACTGCATTCTTTGACCTACTGGTATCTGCCAAGAGCAAGATTTACATTTTATTCATCCCAAGCCACGGGTTGGGGAAGCATGACGACAAGTATAGCCAGCTCCCCCTTCATGCAATTCCTGGGGTCAAAGAGCACAGATTTGTAAAGAAGCTGCTGGCAGAAGTTACGGTTATGTCCTATAGCTGAAGAACAACTGGACCCTAGAGCTGAAGGCTCCAAATCCAAGACCACCTTAGCATAGCATTCTACCAAATCAAGCCCACTCCACTGCCCCCTATGACATTGTCATCTGTGACCACGAGTCAACCACGTGCTTCTAATGAATCGTTGCCTCCCTCCCGCCTTCAGCATCTTCCTCCCTTGAAGGAAGCCACTGAGTCCTCAGAAACAGGGATAAGAGAGGTGGGGAACAAAGTGAAAGGTGATTTGTCCCCAAAGAGGTGGCTTAAAGGAGTCTGAGAAGGAAGGCTGGCTAACCGCAGATACCAGCCAGTACAATTGTGTGCTCAGAGTCCTTTCATTATGAATTTGGACCTCAGCATTGTAGGGAAATCCAGAGTCTCACAAAAATGAACCCATCAAATTGTTCAACAAATGTTTCATGAGAGAAAAAATGATGGCGAGGAAGGAGAACACAGTCCTTGCTCTGCAGAGTTTAGAGTCTCTGGGCAAGGGGACCGATAGTAAAGGAATAAATACATGGCTAAACATTAATTGCAGTTTTGAAAATGCTAGCCAAAAGTTCAGGATTCCCTAAAAGTGTACCATGAGAAGAGCTACATGGCTGCATAGAGAGGGGGAAGTTTTCAATAAGCAAGAGATGCCTAGGGAATTTCCTGGagacccagtggttaggaccccacaCTTCCAGTGTAAGGGgcatgggatcaatccctggtcagggaactaagatcctgcaagcctcagggtgaggccaaaaaaaaaggaagagatgccTAGAGAGAAAAGATCAGTAGAAATTGTATAGGTGAGTGGAatggggaagaaagggaaaagagaattccagatagGAATTCATGGAGAATGCCTGGGCCAGCATTCTCAGAAGGTGGTCTATAATGAGACTGAAGGAGCAGATGGGGTGCACATCATAAATCACAAActgttttcaattatttcaaTAATTCCCTTCACTTATTTAAGCTACTTTGTGTTTTCTGCTACAGAAATTTGAAAGTGTTTAATGAGACACTTCACATCTCTTCtagcatttgattttttttcccccccatgaaaagtgaacgtgttagtcactcagtcctgtctgactctgtgatcccatggattgtagcccatcaaggctcctctgtccatggcattttccaggcaaaaatactggagtgggatgccatttccttctctaggggaatcttcccgatccagcagttgaacctgtgtctcctgcatcgcaggcagtttctttaccatctgagcccagtttcttatttttagtttCAACAGACATTGTTAAAGTGCTATACAAAGTTTAAAGCTTATGCCCAGTTTCTGTATACAGCATCAAGAGGGACtttggccctgctgacacctgacTTTGTGCCAGTGGAACTGGTTTCACACTTCTGGCATCCAGAACCATGGGAGATTAAATTCCTATTGTTTTAAGGCACCAAGTTTGTGACAATTTCTTTCAACAGCCATGGGAAAGTTATATACTTGGTTATAGTTATGTTTCTTTGGGTATACATTCTCCTGTTTGATGCCTCTCTTTCATGGTATtaagagggtaacaggcaggaaggccagggttttccaaatggaggaaataggctgcaagtgtcagacattttttatttctcttaagtggcaggaggaaacaaactacaaaggttaagatttttttccccttgtctatacaaatttaaaaagcggtttctcttaaaattctgtgttgccatgatgacacctAGCTCCAcctgaacttcagttcagttcagttcagttcaattcagtcactcagtcatgtctgactctttgagaccccatggactgcagcatgccaggcctccctgtccatcaccaactcctggagtttactcaaactcatgtccatcaagttggtgatgccatccaaccatctcatcctctgtcatccccttctcctcctaccttcaatctttcccaacatcagggacttttcaaatgagtcagttcttcacatcaggtggccaaagtattacagtttcagcttcagcatcagtccatctaatgaatattcaggactgatttcctttaggatggactggttggatctccttgcagtccaagggactctcaagagttttctccaacaccatagttcaaaagcatcaattcttcagcactcagctttctttatagtccaactctcacatccatacatgactactggaaaaaccatggccttgactagatggatctttgttggcaaagtaatgtctctgctttttaatatgctgtctgctgctgctgctgctgctgctgctaagtcgcttcagtcatgtctgactctgtgcgaccccatagacggcagcccaccaggctcccccatccctgggattctccaggcaaaacactggagtgggttgccatttccttctccagtgcatgaaagtgaaaagtgaaagtgaagtcgctcagtcgtgtccgactcttagcaaccccatggactgcagcccaccaggctcctccatccatgggattttccaggcaagagtactggagtggggtgccattgccttctccaatatgctgtctaggttggtcataacttcttctaaggagcaagtgtcttttaatttcatggctgcagtcaccatctgcagtgattttggagccccaaaaataaagtcagccactatttccactgtttccccatatatttgctatgaagtgatgggaccagatgccatgattttagttttctgaatgttgagctttaagccaattttttcactctgctctttcactttcatcaagaggctctttagttcttcttcgctttctgccataagggtggtgtcatctgcatatctgaggttactgatatttctcctggcaatcttgattccagcttgtgtttcatccagcccagtgtttctgaacttaacttttctcaaaccttgagctaaccagtgcatttttcttatggaaatatttgtcttaagctatgttaatcaactatgtatttaccctagactctgtcttcaagatgGTTCCGCCTAAGACTCAGAACCctcttgacaaaccagtatgttttactcatacattgttctcctaatctatgttaatgaaactctacatttacttggaaacctgcctttcttcaagattcatgtcaatcgttTTATaacccaggatgactcacctgatgccaatgttatctcaaaatgcatgttgtggatGAGGGGGCTGGTGccagtctctgagttttgagacatttcctttctctaattagcagaatGCTAGtggctatataacatccagctaaagactagcagaggGGCACTCCTTCTGCCCCCTGCTGAtctctatgtcagaagctttctctatctcttataCTTTAGTAaagctttattacacaaaagctctgagcgatcaagccttgtcactggccccaaattgaattcttctcctccggaggccaagaatcctggcatctttcgtagttcagcaacaacctttcagtatcAGCAActcttataacttttttttttttttgccacattgtgtggcatgtgggattttagttccccaaccaggaatggaaccccagttccctgcattggaagcaggggGTCCCAAACCActagaaccaccagggaactcttaGGTGATTTTTGACTGTGTGTTTTACGTTGCAGTTGAGACCGCCTGACATCCTGTGAGTTGCttctgtaatgccatccaacaCAGAGGAGGGATGAGAGCATTGTCAGAtcttctcctttgcatttttttcagtGAAGCTCTGGGGTAAGCGGGCCATGCCACTTAATAGTTGCTTTGGCAGACATCCTGTGTGTATAACAgctctttgtttctctcttttttttagtgaattcttatgagtttttaaaatttattattaactggaagataattgctttacactattgtgttggcttctgccctaaaacaatgtgaatcagtcatcagttcagtcgctcagtcgtgtccgactctttgtgaccccaagaatcgcagcacgccaggcctccctgtccatcaccaactcccggagttcactcagactcgcgtccatcgagtcagtgatgcctatATCTCTTCCTCTTGAATCTTACCCCATCCGCCCCTCTcgcttgtcacagagcactgtgtTGAGCTCCCTGGgttacacagcaacttcccattagctctcTATTTTATTCATGGTAACGTTatgtgctactctctcaattcgtcccaccctctccttgcctCCCACcgacccacccccccccccccccccgcttcaaacaataaatgctgaagagcatgtggaggaaagggaatcctcttgctctgttggtgggaatgtaaactgatacagcaacaatggagaacagtatggagactcctttaaaaactaggactaAAACTACATTACAACTcagtaatcccactactggacacATACCCTGAGGAAGCCATAACTGGAAAAGACACATACACTCCaaagttcatcacagcactgtttataatagcttggacatggaagcaacctaatgtcTACcgacagctgaatggataaagaagttgtggtacatatatataatggaatatttctcagccatataaaggaacacatttgagtctttCTCTTAAAATCATCAGTGACTCAATGTCTCAAGCAGTCCCCGTGTCTGCAGGCAGAAAGGCCTGTCACAGATGCTTGGTCCCTAGGGGAGAGGGGAAGCCCAGGGTTTGATCTTCCTGATTCTACTGAGTTAGCAATCTGCCTGCTCTCTGGTCCTTGGTTCTCCCCTGCTTCTGGCTTCCATCGCTTTTGAGTGGTGCTTTTCTGTACTCTTCCCACTTACATGAGTAATGTTTTTCTGTGGCTTTCTGCATTTGTCCTGGGCTCCTATGCTAATCTTCAATCCCATCCTATCTATGTTTAGTCTCTCCATGATTCCTCAAGGATTTTGTCCTctaagaattctttttttaatgttgattttaaTTACAAATTCACTTAAAAATCTTTTCCCATCATTTGAAGAATTTAATACAGGGAAGAGTCTGCAGTATGTATTAGGCTCACCACCTTGATGCAGAAATATAATCGATTCTTTATTGTTCAAGCTTAGGAATGGAAGAAGTGGTGCTAGAAATTTTGAAGAATAGGTagtcagaaattatttttctttagaatgTGATGTGTGACCCTTTCGCATCAAGATCGGCAAGTAGAATTGGGAAGGTCCTCACCCCTGAATGAACCTCAAAGACTCTTTCTCAGCAGGTAGGGTTGTACATACTCTGGCCCTTGTCCATCTCGCCAGCAAAGTTGCTTAAAACCAGGAAGGAATGACATGAGCACCTGTCCTCAAACTAAAGCCAGATCTTATGTGtacctatttctctcttccagtaCCTTATATACTGCTCTCTGCCTCTAAATGCCCACACCTTCTTTTTGCCCTGGTCCCTTACACCAAGTTTAAACTCAGTGCATATCTGTAGGTTAGGTATCTACTTCCGCTTTAGCCCTCTAGATAAGTACCTGGCCTTTGTTGGGCACGTACCATGTACAGGTGACTTGTCCATTTGACACACAGCACTTAGACTTTATAACAACATTATGAAGGAGGTTATGAAGGAGTCCCAAGTGAGGAAACCAACACTCACAGAATTAAGCAACTTGCTTGAGGTTACAAAACTTCAAAGTGGTGGGAGTAGGCTGCAAGGCTCCCTAATCCTGGCTGAAGCTGAGGATCtttctaaattattatttatgtttggctgcactgggtcttcattgctgcaagagggctttctctagctgtggacagCAGCAGTTACTCTCTAGTTttggttcatgggcttctcatttcagtgataTCTGCTGTGGAGTACAGGTTCTACAgtaagggcttcagtagttgtggcacatgggcgtAGTTGCCcagtgacatgtggaatcttcctggaccagggatcaaacgtgtgtcccctgcattggcaggcgggttctcaaccactggaccaccagcgaagtccaagCCGAGGCtcttactactgcaccacctcGCCCCCTGGACTTCATACTCAGCTCTGCTTGCTTCCTTGAACGTTGCTGTAGTGCATGGTCTTGGTTTACCAGAGTGCACACTGACTTGTTCAGCCTGCTTACAGTGTGTTTCACTAGTGTTACATCTTATCCTGGGTCCCAGGTTTGACCTCAGTTTTGCCATTACGTTTCACggtcactgagcacacacacaacattcACCGTTAACTGCCACCTTGTCTGAAGGAACACGCTTTCTAGATTCTCTTTCTTACAGACTCCTCTAAGGATTCAAACTTGGAGTTGGCTCCATCCAAGACCTACATTCATATCTGTATTTGCCAAGGGCAGCAGAAAGTTAGCCTGGTATTCCATAAGCTTCCTTCACCTCCACATGGAATAATACAGGTTCTACCTGGTAGCAGGAGAAACTCCGCTGTATCTACGGATTTGCTACATTCATCCTCAAATTGAACAATCCACACTGACTGTATTCTGCCATGAAAATCTGTTTCTCTGATAAATAAAGACCCTATATTTCTAGAGAGGACTGGCAACTCACCTATTAAGATGTTCTGTGGTTCCAGATCCTGATGAGTGTATCCAGACAGGTGTAGTTCTTCAACAGCCTTGAATAGAGATGAGAGGATGTTTCGGGCAAATTCATCTTCCTTGTTTTGCACAGCCTCTCCTCTGTGCTCAGCCAAGTGATTCCCCAGCGTGTGCTCACACAGGGCAAGGCACACATACAGACAGCCCCCGTCGCTCTCACTGCCATAGAATGTCACCACGTGACCGTTGGCTCGGTTGCTCTGCAAACAAGAGACTTCATTTTGTCCCCGTGTGCTGCCTTCATAGAACCGCTTCACGGCTACCTCTTGTTCCTCATAGAACCCCAGGTAGATGCCCCCTTCAGAAGTGTCAGCGATTTTGTATTCTTCATCAATAAAGATCTTAAGTTTGCCTATCATAGGGCGGTATATCCTGTGGAGATGTTTCAGAGCCACCCCCCAACGTGAGCTCTGAGGCTTCCAGGCTGTAGCGGGAGGGCAAACGTCTTCTACGGCTCCATGCTGGCGAAGAAACTTTGCAAGGTCAGAGTCATAATTGCGCTTCGCTATTGCGACAAGGTCCCCGCATTTTGTGCTGGCTCCTTTGTGACACAGCAACTGGGCAATTGCCTTCAGCTTAAGCTCGACAGCAAGCAGCAGTGCTGTTTTACCCTCACTGTCTGTGCTGTTGATCTCTATACCTGTTTGTTCCAGAAGCATCTGTACCAGATCCAGGTTCTTCCTTTCCACTGCCAAGATCAGCGGCgtcttccttccctccccgcTCACATTGACATCAACCTTACAGTTCAGCAGAAGGCGAGTAACGGCTTTCACCTTCTCATCATCAGAGTTCAGAAGAGCATAGATCAAAGCATTTCTGCCCCTATTGTCCCGGGCATTGACATCCGCCCCCATCTCATGAAGGAGGATCTCCACGACATCTACACGCCCTTCTTCAGCAGCATCCATGAGAGCAGTGGCCCCTCCTTTCTTAATCCTCTCTTGATCCTCCATTGTCTTTCTGTGCAAATTCACCTCTGCTCCATTGCTATACAGGAACCTTAAGGCTTCGACTTTGCCATACACAGCAGCTTCCATGAAAGCGGTGAAGCCATTAACATCGCACTCATTGACATCTGCTACTTTAGGAAGTAATAGTTCGAGCAACTTCACATTTCCAACAATCCCAGCAATGATGAAGGGAGTGGCGCCATTCTTCTTCCGCAGACAAGGCTCAGCACCATGACTAAGCAGAAGATCCACAATGTCTTCTCTGCCAACTTGCACTGCGTTATGCAAAGGCGACCAGCCCCATTCTTCCTGGAAATTGACATCAGCCCCTCTTTCTAGCAGTTGCTGGACCAACTCAATGTCTTCATCTTTAACAGCTTTAATCAACAAATGATTGTCATCCTTTGAAGCCTTCCCATTACTAGAGGGTGTGGGTCTTTCCTGAGGGTTGTTATGGCTCTCAGTCTCCATGATGGTATATACCACTGGCTACAACTTTCTTGCCttctctttgagaaaatgaaaacgTATCTCCTTGGGATTTGATCAAAGAGACATGGAACGCTTAGAAACTCCTGTCAGGGGAAATAGGAATTGTCTGGCTACAGACCACCAGTATGAGGAGGCACAATACTCTTGGGGTCTTCTGAATTTTCACCTGGAGATGAGAGAGGTAATTTGTAGTGTTATAAGAGtgagaaaacatttgaattagataaattaattttactagtaatattttcaaaatacatctattatataattttttattacagtatattataaatatatgtcttttcatactgttcatggggttcagtcctgaatattcattggaaggactaatgctgaagctgaagctccaataatttggccacctgatgtgaagagccgactcattggaagagaccctgatgttgggaaagattgagggcaggaggagaagggagcaatagaggatgagacggttagatagcatcaccgactcaatggacatgtatttgagcaagctccgggagacaaagaaggacagaagagcctggtgtgctgcagtccagggtgtCACAAGTGGCTAAGTCagccacaacttagcaactgaaaagcaacaacaacataaatatatgtaaattgtaAGCAAGAAAAGTATTACTCTGTTCTCCCACTGCTTAGAAACAGGCATAGTTAGTACAgtccaaaaattatttttaaaaatagtcggGCTCATGATCTGTAACTTTGCATTTGGCTTCCTTTCATTTAATACCTTAATTATAAATAATGTCTTAtgttattacaaagtattttaaaatattttaatgtctgCAATAGACCATCAGAGAGGTGTTTCAGTTCCCTACTACTGAGcagatttttaaagtaacttttaaCCAAGAGTTTcaaacttggattttttttcacaATTCTAAATAATGTTACAGCAAATTTagcttattttatcttattttcttatGATAGATCTTATAATAGATTTCTTACAATTGATTTTAAAGAACTGAATGACCAGTCAAAGGCTATGATTGTTTTTAAGATTCTCAACCTATATTAACGCATTTTTTTCCAATGCCATATAAACACACTCTTATTAGAAATAAATGGCCTCTTAAAAAAAACCAGAACccttacttaaaaagaaaaaaacgtgTTTTTCATCAATCTGCATTTCTGGTTGAGcatgctcagtccattcctggcTCTTTGCAAGTGCAAAATTGTGCACTCCTATTCAAAGTAGTGTAGAGTGAGCAGCAGTCCCCAGACTTtggggcaccagggaccagttttgtggaagacaatttttccatggcctgggggtggggaaggggtgggtTTGGAGATGACTCAGAGCataacatttattgtgcactttatttctattattattacatcagctccaacTCAAGTCATctggcattagatcccagagggtGGGGACTCCTGGAGCAGGGGAAGAACTCGAGCCCCCACCTCTGCAAGAGCTAAGTTTGGCCCCTGGGTGtgtaactctgctgctgctaagtcacttcagtcgtgtccaactctgtgcgaccccataggcagcggcccaccaggctcccccgtccctgggagtctccaggcaagaacactggagtgggttgccatttccttctccaatgcaggaaagtgaaaagtgaagtccctcagtcatgtccgactcttacctaccccatggactgcagcctgccaggctcctctgcccatgggattttccaggcaagagtgctggagtggggtaccgTTGTGTAACTCTAGACTCTTCCTAATTGTGTAACCTTAGATTATTGAGTCTGAATTTTCTGTTCCCTCAAATAGGGATGACAAAAAATACAGTCCCCCATATAAAGTGTACTTaagtagggagaaggcaatggcaccccactccagtactcttgcctggaaaatcccatggacagaggagcctggtaggctgcagtccatggggccgcgaagagtcggacatgactgagcgacttcactttgacttttcactttcatgcactggagaaggaaatgacaacccactcgtattcttgcctagagaatcccagggacaggggagcctggtgggctgccatctatggggtcacacagagtcggacacgacttaagcgacttacagcagcagcagaagtaggGAGAGGGTAAAATATTAAGCCTTCAATAAATGGTAGAGCTAATTACATCActttatgaaaagaagaaaaaaaaactttaacacACCCCGTTCTTCCCACCCAGTGCTTTATATGCTACACAAATAGGGAACCTATGAGGGGTCAATTTAGTCTAACTGCCCTCCATCAGATCTGAGCAATTTAGATACAATTCAGACAGCAGAGGGCAGCAAACTTACCTGAATGTTTATAAACGCTTCTGCTACAAAGtgactagcagcagcagcttttgttcttggagaaggaaatggcaacccactccagtgttcttgcctggagaatcccagggacgggggagcttggtgggctgccgtctacggggttgcacagagtcggacacgactgaagtgacttagcagtagctgcTACAAAAATCACAAAGCAACCATTTTTCAGCAGTCCCACCTGCCTGACCGTCTCAAAGCCTCTACCCTCAGAGAGCTAACCAACTGTGCAGCGGAAGCACAGTCACCCAGCAATGAACTCTTTGGATCAAATGTTTGTGTAAACACCTTTAGCACAATGAATGTGAGGTGGGCTGGAAAagatcaaagaaagaaagaagctcaAAGAAACCTGGAGGATTCAGGGTTTCCACaaacttcttttcttctctgctctTTTACTTATTCCAGGCGCTTCCTCCAACTGCTAACTTCAAAGTAATACAATCATTTAAGAACACCACACCTTGGACTAACTTATGAggaaacggaaaaaaaaaaaaaaaatgagagtagTAAGACTCcacggcctgtagcccaccaggcttctctgtccgtagaattttccaggcaagagtactgggttgccatttcctgctccagggaataataataataataataatgaaagaaatccGAGTAAACCTTCagagtagaaaataaaaacagctcaACAAAAGCCTTGCGAAAGTCGAGTCCcgctttcagtttcattttcccCACAcgatcagaggagcctgatacACACAGATGCCTTGAAGAAGTAATGTGTGGATTATGACAGAACCCTGGAAATCTCAGAAGGGCTTAGGTGCAAAGGGTCCCCTGGGACTGGCCGGCTGGCTCCGTgtgctccttcccctcccccagttcCACACCCACTTCACCTCCAGTCCCCAAAGCCCGAGGAATCCTTCAAAGACAACACcttctcaagctttcccagctCTCCTCCCTCTGCGTATCCTACCTTCTAAACGCAAATGCCTCCTCCTCAGTCATTTCTCTCCGGCATCTAACCGTCAAATACTGTTACCAGCAGGAAAACAGCCTCTCCTGGGAACGGAGCCCGCGGGGCGGAGTCCGGAGAATGACAGGGGGCGGAGGGAACGCTGACCACGCCCACACTCGGCTGCGGTGGCCTGAGCTAGTAgcccctttgggcttccctggcttctcaaacagtaaagaatctgcctgcaatgcaggagacctgggttcgatccctgggtcgggaagatcccctggaggaagaaatggcaacccactccagtatccttgcctgcagaatcccatggactaaggagcccggggcagggagggggcagggaggccgCATGCA
It contains:
- the RNASEL gene encoding LOW QUALITY PROTEIN: 2-5A-dependent ribonuclease (The sequence of the model RefSeq protein was modified relative to this genomic sequence to represent the inferred CDS: deleted 1 base in 1 codon); translation: METESHNNPQERPTPSSNGKASKDDNHLLIKAVKDEDIELVQQLLERGADVNFQEEWGWSPLHNAVQVGREDIVDLLLSHGAEPCLRKKNGATPFIIAGIVGNVKLLELLLPKVADVNECDVNGFTAFMEAAVYGKVEALRFLYSNGAEVNLHRKTMEDQERIKKGGATALMDAAEEGRVDVVEILLHEMGADVNARDNRGRNALIYALLNSDDEKVKAVTRLLLNCKVDVNVSGEGRKTPLILAVERKNLDLVQMLLEQTGIEINSTDSEGKTALLLAVELKLKAIAQLLCHKGASTKCGDLVAIAKRNYDSDLAKFLRQHGAVEDVCPPATAWKPQSSRWGVALKHLHRIYRPMIGKLKIFIDEEYKIADTSEGGIYLGFYEEQEVAVKRFYEGSTRGQNEVSCLQSNRANGHVVTFYGSESDGGCLYVCLALCEHTLGNHLAEHRGEAVQNKEDEFARNILSSLFKAVEELHLSGYTHQDLEPQNILIDSKNGACLADFDESIKGTGDPQEIKRDLEALGLLVLYVVNKGNVSFERLKDLKTEDLIEHSPDEETRDLIQHLLVPGDNVKGHLSGLLAHPFFWSWESRYRTLRDVGNESDIKIRNTHGKILQLLQPETSELSTSFNQWTKKVDEFVMEKMNEFYKKGKTYQNTVGDLLKFIRNLGEHINEQKNIEMKSKIGEPSQYFQEKFPDLVMYVYKKLQNTEYAKHFPKNLNLNKPTCDGIGDGEQAGQP